A genomic stretch from Coffea arabica cultivar ET-39 chromosome 10c, Coffea Arabica ET-39 HiFi, whole genome shotgun sequence includes:
- the LOC140015816 gene encoding uncharacterized protein, which translates to MYGDATSSSSDEDDILFVAGAALLFGPDAEPSGGPIQKVQCRTSALTGRQWVEEVMLGHHTRIMDATRLTVDSFMRLCNILADCGFVPQHHQKRVTIEEALAMTLVMMSHNMRMRMIADRFNHSLEIVHRNIHEVIKGLCTFAQFIITPRRQDEVYPKILNDSRFYPWFEVCLTKPNPVTAWCMEFIN; encoded by the coding sequence ATGTATGGAGATGCAACCAGTTCATCCTCAGACGAAGACGATATTCTATTTGTAGCTGGTGCGGCCCTGTTGTTCGGTCCAGATGCTGAACCATCTGGAGGTCCTATCCAAAAGGTTCAATGCAGAACATCAGCTTTAACTGGCAGACAATGGGTTGAAGAAGTAATGTTAGGGCACCACACCCGAATTATGGATGCAACAAGGTTAACCGTAGATTCATTTATGAGATTGTGCAACATATTGGCCGACTGTGGATTTGTTCCCCAGCATCATCAAAAAAGGGTGACGATAGAGGAGGCACTTGCGATGACTTTAGTTATGATGAGTCACAATATGCGGATGCGCATGATTGCGGACCGATTCAACCACTCGCTTGAGATAGTGCATAGGAATATACACGAAGTTATCAAGGGTCTATGTACATTTGCGCAATTCATCATCACTCCAAGGCGGCAGGATGAAGtctatccaaaaattttgaatgatAGCAGATTTTATCCATGGTTTGAGGTAtgcttgactaaacctaatccTGTTACTGCATGGTGCATGGAATTTATAAATTAA